In the Sandaracinus amylolyticus genome, CTTCTGATCGATGCCGTGCGGCACCTGCGACGTCGTGAGCAGCGCGACGTCGACCTCGCTCGCCTCGAGCGACGCGACCGGCGCGCCGGTGTGCTCGACCGCGAGCGAGACGTCGAGATCGGGCAGCGAGCGACGCAGCGTGGTGAGCGTCGACGGCAGCCAGTGGTACGCCGTGTAGCACTCGCACACGATGCGCACGCGCGAGGGCGGCGCGGCCGGCAGCGCCACGCGACGCTCGAGATCGCCGAGCTCGATCAGCACGCGCGAAGCGCCGCTCACCAGCGCTTCGCCGGCCGCGGTCGGCACCAGGCCTCGCGGCGTCCGCGCGAAGAGCGGCACCCCGAGCCGCTCCTCCGCTGCGAGCAGCGCGCGGCTCACCGCGGGCTGCGTGAGGTGGAGGAGCGACGCCGCCTTCGCGGTCGTTCCCGCTTCCGCGATCGCGATGACGACCCGCAGATCGCGCACGTCGAGGCGCGGCTCGGGCACTCGGTGAGCAATGCGTTCCACGCATCGACTCTACAAGAGCAATGCGTTGGATGCATTGCTCGCCACGGCGGAGAGTGAGTCCTTGCCGGAGTGCTCGTCCCGCAGGTCCCGGACGGGAGCGCGCGAAGCGCGCGGACGGTAGGGACCGGCGGGCGAGCCGATTTTTTCGACAGTCTCTGAACGCACCAGGAGGAAATCGATGGAGCTCTTCTTCTCTCCGCTCGCGTGCTCGATGGCCACCCGCATCACGCTCTACGAGATCGGCGCCGAGGCCCGCTTCGTGCCGGTCGAGCCCCGCACCAAGACGCTGCCCGACGGGAGCGACTACCGCGCGCTGCATCCGCTCGGCCTCGTGCCCGCGCTGCGCACCGACGACGGCGCGCTGCTCACCGAGAACGCATCGATCCTGCAGCACCTCGCCGATCGCCACCCCGAGGCGCGCCTCGCGCCGAGCGATCCCGCGGGGCGCACGGAGCTGCACGAGTGGCTCAGCTTCGTCGGCACCGAGCTGCACAAGACCGTGTTCAATCCGCTGCTCGACACCGCGGCGTCCGATGTGGTGCGCGCCTACGCGATGTCGAAGGCCGAGCCGCGCCTCTCGTTCCTCGCGCAGCACCTCGAGGGCCGCGCGTTCCTCCTCGATGCGTTCAGCGTCGCCGATGCGTACGCGTCGACGGTGCTCGGCTGGGCCCCGGCGACGCCGATCGATCTCGCGAAGTGGCCGGCGCTCGCGGCGTACGTCGCGCGGGTGAGAGAGCGCCCTTCGGTGCAGCGCGCGCTCGCCGACGAGCTGCCTCTCTACCGCGCGTCCCTGCGGTGAGACTGGCTCCGCGTCGCGAGGCGAACGTGCGTAGGCCTTGTGATGGGCATGTGCGGGCACAGATCCACCCTGCCAGGGAGCTGGATGTCGGGGGGCCCGTCACCGTTTTCCCCGTCGGTCGTCGCGCCGGCGGTCCTCGTCGTGGACGACGTGCCGTCGCACGTCGAGCCCTTCGTGGATCGCCTGCGTGGCGTCGGCGCGCGGCCGATCGTCACGGCGACGATCGCGCAGGCCCTCGCGGTGATCGGCAGCTTCCACGTCGACGTCGTCGTCACCTGCGAGGGCGTGCGCGGCGAGGACGCGCTGCGTTTCCTCCGCGCGCTCCGGCAGTCGTCGGATCAGCCGCGCGTGCCGGTGGTGCTGGTGTCGGGGCACGACGCGGACGGTGGGTTCGCGCGCGATGTGCGGGCGCTCGGCGCGCGCTTCGTCTCTGCGCCGGTCGAGCCCGACGCGCTCGTCGACGCGGTGCGCGCGGCGCTGCCGAGCCCGGTCGCGCCGCAGCCCGAGACGTCGCACCCCGAGACGTGGCTCGGGGCATATCGACACACGTCGTCGCCGCCGAGCGCGCCGACCGCGGACGAGTCGCCGATCGAGCGCGAGTGACGCGCTGAAGGCCGTCACCACCTCGGCCATCCACGCTCCGGTGAGGTGCGAGCGCTGCGCACGCAGCGCGATCCCGCGCCTTGAGGCCCACACGCCGCAGCGAGGATCGTGACGGGATGATCGAGAAGCTCGAGCACTGGAAGTCGCCACGCCTGATCGCGGGCGCGAGCATCGGATGCGTGCTGATGGGCGCGCTCGCGTGCGGCAGCGAGCCCACCGCGGTCGTGGTGCCCGAGCCCGGCGCGCCGCCGGCGATCGCAGCCGCGGCCGCTCCGCCGGGCGTGGTGGTCGCGCCGGTCGCGCCGCCGCCGGTGGTCGTCGCGGCGCCGCCCGAGCCCTCGCACGGCGGCACCGTGGTGATGGCGGGTGCGTATCCCGTCGAGGTCGTGCCGCACGAGTCGGGCGAGGTCTACGCGTACGTCGTCGGCGATGCGCCGCCGCCGCCCGATGCGGAGCTCACGGTCGTGGTGCCGGTGACCGGCGGCGTGCGCACGGTCGAGCTCGCGTGGGAGCCGGGCGAGCGGCGCTTCGGAGGTCGCGTGCGTCGCGCGCAGATCGTGCCCGGGCCGGTCGACGTGGTGCTCGTCGTCGGCGGCGCGCGGTGGGTCGGTCACGTCGCGACGTTCGTCGTGTCGCCTGCGGTCGTCGTGGTCGAGACCGCGCCCGCGAGCGTGATCGTCGTCGAGGAGCACTGGCACGGGAAGCACCGCAAGCACCGCGGCCGGGGCCACGGGCGCGGGCACGGTCGCGGTCACGGCGTGCGCGTTCACTTCTGATCGTGGAGCGTGGCGGTCGTGACGCGATCGCGATCGGGCTCGTCGCGCTGACGAGCCTGGTCTCGATCGCCGGTGCGTGCGCGGAGATCGGCGGGTACGCGCTCGGGTGGCCCGGCGCGCCGGTCGAGCTCTTCGCGCTGAGCTTCGAGTCGAACGTGCCGACCTGGTACGCGAGCTCGCTGCTCGTCCTCTCGAGCGCGGCGCTCGTGCTGTGCGCCGAGCGTGCACCTCGCGATCGCGGTGCGTGGCTCGCGCTCGCGGCGATCTTCGCGTTCGCGTCGCTCGACGAGGCGATCGAGATCCACGAGCACCTCGGAGCTCTCGTCGACGGGCGCGGGGTCCTCTACTTCAGCTGGGTGATCCCGGGCGCGATCATCGTGGGGATCCTCGCGCTCGGGTTCGCGCGGTTCCTGCTGCGACTGCCCGCGATCGATCGAAGTCGCTTCGTGCTCGCCGCGGTGATCTTCGTGAGCGGCGCGCTGGGCATGGAGCTGCCGCTCGGTTGGTGGACCGAGCGCGCAGGCGACGACAACCTCGTGTACGGCATGCTCGACTGGGTCGAGGAGACGCTCGAGCTCGCCGGCACCACGACGTTCCTGCTCGCGCTGCGGGCGCGCCTGAGACGCGAGCGCGAGGCATGAGCCGCAAGCCGTGGATCGTCTCGGCGCGCTACGACGTCGCGTTCTTCCTCGCGCCGCCGGTGCTCGCGCTGCTCGCAGGCATCGCGATCTCGGGGACCGATCTGACGCGCGTCGCGCTCGCGATCGGGCCCGGCGATCTCACGGCGTCGGGGCTCTTCATCGGCGTGCTGATCCACGCGCACCTGGTCGCGGTGGTGTTCCGCAGCCACGCGAACCCGACGGTGTTCCGCCGCCATCCGGTGCGCTTCCTGCTGGTGCCCGCTGCGCTGTGGGCCGCGCTGATGTGGTCGGAGTGGATCGCGGTGATCGCGACGATCGTCGCGACGTTCTGGGACGTGTACCACTCGGGCGCGCAGACGTTCGGCTTCGCGCGCATCTACGATCGCAACGCGGGCGCGCCGGCGGATCGCGATCGCGCGCTCGACTTCTGGATGAACCAGCTGCTCTACGCGGGGCCGATCCTCGCGGGCGCGACGCTGATCGATCACGTCGAGGTCTTCGGCGAGCTCGAGGGGTTCGAGGACCCGCTCTCGGTGTTGCTCGCGTCGGTGCCGGCGCACGCGGAGGGACATCGCGGCGTGCTCGCGTGGTGCGTGATCGCGATCGGGACGGTGATGGTGATCGTGTACGTGATCGCGTCGCTGCGCCGAGTGAGACGCGGTGAGCCGATCTCACCGCTCAAGATCGGGCTCGTCGCGTCGACCGGGCTCTGCTCGATCTACACGTGGGGCCTCAACTCGTGGGGCGAGGCGTTCTTCGTGATGAACCTGTTCCACGCGGTGCAGTACCTCGCGCTCGTGTGGTGGTCGGAGCGCGATCACATCGCGGGGATGCTGCGCGTGCCCGGCGCGCGGTCGATCGCGCTGGTGGTGTTCCTGGGATCGACGCTCGCGTACGGCGCGATGGCGGAGCTCTTCGAGCCCGATCTGCACGCGTGGTGGGCGGTGACGATGGTCGTGTCGCTGATGCACTTCTGGTACGACGGATTCGTTTGGTCCGTTCGACGGGACGACGTCTGATCGATCTCGAGATCAGCGCGGCGTCGGCGGGGACGCGGCGTCTGCCGTCTCACTTGGTGAGGCTGAGGAGAGCTCGCGACCGAGACGCGCTCCGCGCGGCTCGGACGCTCGCGGGTCGCAGCGCGCGCCTTCGGCGCCCGACTGCGCGCCTGGTGGCGCGAGATTGGTGCTCGGGTCGGCGCACAGGCGTGAGGTCGAACGTGACGTTTGCGTGTCACGCGCGCGCAATGACGCGGTTGCTCGGAAAATCGTCAGCACGCCCGTGACCCGGTCGGCCGATCGGGATGCTCATTGGCCCGACGAACCGGGGGGATCGCGTTCATGACCGTGCATTCGTTCGCCTTGGTGCAGCGCGCTGCGCGCACCACGCTCGCGCTCAGCAGCGCGCTCCTGCTCGCCGCCTGTGAGAGCGAGCCGCCTCCGACGATGATGGAGCCGCCTTCGCCCGGTGATCTCGCGCTGGCTCCGCCCGATCCTGCCGAGGGGTTCCAGATGGCGCTCGACGCGGTCGCGCAGCCCGGCGAGGAGCTGTGGCTCTGCCAGGTCGGGACGGCGCCGGGGCACGGCGCGGTCGGTCACGTGGTCTCGCGACAGCCCGAGGCCGTGCACCACATGGACATCATGGTCCTCACGCTCACCGGGCTCCGCATCCCCGACGGCGTCTACGACTGTGCCGATCTCTACGCCGATCACCCCGAGCTGATGGAGTCGGGGATCTTCCTCTACGCGGCGCAGCACGCGGAGCAGGAGATCGTGCTCCCCGAGGGGACGGCGGCCGTGCTCCCGCCGCGCCTCAGCGTCATGCACGAGATCCACTTCATCAACACCGGCACCGAGCCGGTCGACGTGTGGTCGCGCGTGAATGCGTACACGGTGCCCTCCGACTCGGTCGAAGAGCGCATCTGGGGATTCACGGTGCGCGATGCGCACTTGAACGTCCCGCCGCGCGCCACCCACACCGAGTGGACTCGCTGCGTGATGAATCGCGACGTCGACGTGATCTTCCTGTCGTCGCACACCCACGAGCTCGGCCAGCGCGTCGAGATCCGCACCTTCGACGGCACGAACGTGGCGGAGGAGCCGGTCTACGTGAACACCGACTGGCACGCACCGCTCCTGTTGCAGCTCGAGACTCCGCTCCACGTCGCCGCGGGCTCGGGATTCGAGTTCCGATGTGAGTACTCGAATCCGAACGCCGAGATGGTCAATTGGGGATTCCGCGCCGCTGACGAGATGTGTCAGATGGCGATGGTCTTCACGCCCCAGGATCTCACCGCCGACTGCGAGGTGGTCGAGACGAGCGACGGAGTGATCGACACGACCGGTGGGGGCACGAACGAGTGACGTCGTGATCTAGTCGCGGCCCGAGAGGCGCTCGAGCGTGCGCTCGAGATCACGGCGCAGGCAGCGGTCGCAGTCCTGGTTGCCGCGTCTTCCGCAGCCGGTGGGCGGAGTCGATGCGATGCGGTGCAGTGCGGGGATCGCGCGGGGGTCGCCGAATGCGCGCATCGCGAGGATCGCTTCGCGGCGGTCGTCGCACTCGACGCCGGTCTCGTACGCGAGCACGGCGCGGACGTAGCTGGGGAGCTCGGCGGCGCGGGGCGCGAGGCGCGCCGCCGATGCGGAGCGCAGTGATGCGTCGGGGTGCGTCTCGAGCACCGTGACGTCCTGCGCGAGATCGGGCGGGATCGGGGTGAGGCCGTACGCGGGTGCGGCGCTCCCGCTCGCGACCTGCGGTGCGCTCGGGATCGGCGTGGGCATGGAGGGCGCGCTCGCCAGGTCGCTCGCGTCGCCCGAGCACGCGACGCGCGTGACGACGCACGAGAGCACCACGAGCGCGAGCACACCGGCGCTCGCGCCGCCGAGCAGCCACGCGAGCGTCTTGGGCAACGCGGGCGAGACGATCGCGGTCGGCGACTGCGGCGACACCGTCGATGCCGGGCTCACGAACGAGGGCGCCACTGCCGTCGGCGCGTGCGCTGCGATGCCCGCGCTGGTGCCGAGCTGCGAGCTCTGCGCGAGCTCGGTGCGCGCGTGCGCGGACGCGGGGATCGCGCTCGAGCGCGCGCCGAGCGCCGCGGGGTCGAGCACGCCACTCGCCGCGAGACCGACCGAGCGAGCGATCGCGCGCAGCGCATCGCGCACCTCGGCGCCGTGGCTCGGGCGCGACGCCTTCGTGCCCGCGAGCATCCGCGCGACGAGCACGTCGAGCTCGGCCGGCACGTCCTGCACCTCGCTCGCGAGCGAGGGCGCGCTCGACGTGAGCTGCGCGCTCACGATCGCACCGAGCTCCTCGCGATCGAAGAGCGCACGGCCCACCGCGAGCTCCCAGAGGATCACGCCGAGCGCGTACACGTCGGCGCGTGCGTCCACCGCTTCGCCGAGCGCCTGCTCCGGCGCCATGTAGCCCGGCGTGCCCATGACCGCGCCCACGCGCGTGAGCGGGCCTGTCTCCTTCGGCGCGTCGGCGACCCGTGCGATCCCGAAGTCGAGCACCCGCGCGTGCAGCGCTCCGTCGCGATCCTCGACGATCACGTTCTCGGGCTTGAGGTCGCGGTGCACGATCCCCGCGGCGTGCGCGACCGCGAGCGCGTCCGCGATCTGCGCGCCGATCGAGAGCGCGAAGCGCCAGTCGCCGCCGCGCTGGCGCATCCACGATCGCAGCCCGCGGCCGCGCGCGAGCTGCATCACGAGGTACGCGCCGCCGTCGGGCAACGCGCCGTAGTCGAGCGCGCTCGCGACGTGCGGATGATCGAGCTTCGCGCTCACCATCGCCTCGCGCGCGAAGCGCTGCGCGAGCTCGGGATCGCCCGCGAGCTCCGGCAGGATCACCTTGAGCGCGACCGGCTTCTGCAGCGCGATCTGCTCCGCCGCGAACACCGCGCCCATGCCGCCCTCGCCGAGCACGCGCTCGATGCGATAGCGACCATCGAGCACGCGCCCGATCCAAGCGGTCGAGTCCATCGGGCTCAACCCGCGACGATGCGCGCGATCGGTCGCGGCACGCGCGAGAGCGCGACCCGCATCTCGCGTGCGTCGGTGAACCGATCCTCGCGGCGCTTCGCCATCGCGCGCTTCACGACCGCCTCGAGCTCGGGGCGCGCGTCGAGCTCGGGCCGCATCGCCCTCAGCGCGGGCACGGGATCGATCGCGTGCGCGCGGAACATGTCGGTGATCTCCTCGGCGACGAAGGGCCAGCTGCCCGTGAGCAGCTCGAAGAGCACGACGCCCGCGCCGTAGACGTCGGTGCGCGCGTCGACGGTCGGACCGAACACCTGCTCGGGCGCCATGTACGCGGGCGTGCCGAGGATCGCGCCGTGCTGCGTGAGCACGCTGCCGCTGCCCCACATCGCGCTCTCGGTGAACTTCGCGAGGCCGAAGTCGAGCAGCTTCGCGAGCGTCGATCCGTCGGGCTGCCGCGCGAGGAACACGTTCTCGGGCTTGATGTCGCGGTGCAGGATCCCGTGCGCGTGCGCGAACGCGAGGCCCGCGAGCATCTGATCGGCGATCGCGATCGCGTGCTCGGGCGCGAGGCGATTGCGCGCGAGCAGCGCCTCGAGCGTGTAGCCCTCGAGCAGCTCCATCACGAGGCACGGCGCGCCCGAGAAATCCGCGAGCTCGAGCACGCCGATCACGTTGGGATGGGTGACCGCGGCGAGCGCAGCGGCCTCGCGCTCGAAGCGACGGCGCGACTCGGGTCGCTCGACCGACTCGGGGTGCATGAGCTTGATCGCGACCGGCACTCCGTCGGCGCGCGTGCCGCGATACACCGCGCCCATCGTGCCGGAGCCGAGCGGCGCGTCGATGCGATACCGGCCCGCGATCCAGCTTCCGATCGCCGGCGCGCTGGCCCCGGTGCTCATGGCTCGACGGGTATACCGCAGCGCGAGGTCCCGCCGCGATGTGGCTGTGTGGAGCACAGCCAGCGAGCCCGCGAGCGCATCGGCGGATAGACTGGCCACGATGCCCGGAGACGCAGCCACGCTCGTGCGCATGACGCGTGCGGAGTACCTCGCAGCCGAGCGTGCCAGCTCCGAGAAGCACATCCTTTGGGACGGAGTGGTGTATGCGATGGCGGGTGCGTCGCTCGCGCACAACGCGATCGTCGCGAACGTCGTGATCGCGCTGGGCACGCGGCTCGATCCGCGCGCATGTCGGCCGTACCCGTCCGACCTCCGCGTGCGGATCCCCGGGACGGAGCGGTACGTGTACCCCGATGCGACCGTGGTCTGCGGTCGAGCGCAGCTGGAAGACGATCATCAGGACGTGCTGCTGAACCCGACGGTCGTGATCGAGGTGCTCTCGGCAGGCACCGAGGCGTTC is a window encoding:
- a CDS encoding LysR family transcriptional regulator; translation: MERIAHRVPEPRLDVRDLRVVIAIAEAGTTAKAASLLHLTQPAVSRALLAAEERLGVPLFARTPRGLVPTAAGEALVSGASRVLIELGDLERRVALPAAPPSRVRIVCECYTAYHWLPSTLTTLRRSLPDLDVSLAVEHTGAPVASLEASEVDVALLTTSQVPHGIDQKPLFSDEIVFVVAATHPLAARRALTPDDLRANTMITGLAPAEERRWFMRRVFGRGRPKLRFDRLPLTEAIVDVTRAGLGIAVLSEWIARPHLGRGDLVAMRLASGPLRRGWRMAWRPEVGDAAERLHAALKATSHAR
- a CDS encoding glutathione S-transferase N-terminal domain-containing protein gives rise to the protein MELFFSPLACSMATRITLYEIGAEARFVPVEPRTKTLPDGSDYRALHPLGLVPALRTDDGALLTENASILQHLADRHPEARLAPSDPAGRTELHEWLSFVGTELHKTVFNPLLDTAASDVVRAYAMSKAEPRLSFLAQHLEGRAFLLDAFSVADAYASTVLGWAPATPIDLAKWPALAAYVARVRERPSVQRALADELPLYRASLR
- a CDS encoding serine/threonine-protein kinase, producing the protein MDSTAWIGRVLDGRYRIERVLGEGGMGAVFAAEQIALQKPVALKVILPELAGDPELAQRFAREAMVSAKLDHPHVASALDYGALPDGGAYLVMQLARGRGLRSWMRQRGGDWRFALSIGAQIADALAVAHAAGIVHRDLKPENVIVEDRDGALHARVLDFGIARVADAPKETGPLTRVGAVMGTPGYMAPEQALGEAVDARADVYALGVILWELAVGRALFDREELGAIVSAQLTSSAPSLASEVQDVPAELDVLVARMLAGTKASRPSHGAEVRDALRAIARSVGLAASGVLDPAALGARSSAIPASAHARTELAQSSQLGTSAGIAAHAPTAVAPSFVSPASTVSPQSPTAIVSPALPKTLAWLLGGASAGVLALVVLSCVVTRVACSGDASDLASAPSMPTPIPSAPQVASGSAAPAYGLTPIPPDLAQDVTVLETHPDASLRSASAARLAPRAAELPSYVRAVLAYETGVECDDRREAILAMRAFGDPRAIPALHRIASTPPTGCGRRGNQDCDRCLRRDLERTLERLSGRD
- a CDS encoding serine/threonine-protein kinase → MSTGASAPAIGSWIAGRYRIDAPLGSGTMGAVYRGTRADGVPVAIKLMHPESVERPESRRRFEREAAALAAVTHPNVIGVLELADFSGAPCLVMELLEGYTLEALLARNRLAPEHAIAIADQMLAGLAFAHAHGILHRDIKPENVFLARQPDGSTLAKLLDFGLAKFTESAMWGSGSVLTQHGAILGTPAYMAPEQVFGPTVDARTDVYGAGVVLFELLTGSWPFVAEEITDMFRAHAIDPVPALRAMRPELDARPELEAVVKRAMAKRREDRFTDAREMRVALSRVPRPIARIVAG
- a CDS encoding Uma2 family endonuclease; this encodes MAVWSTASEPASASADRLATMPGDAATLVRMTRAEYLAAERASSEKHILWDGVVYAMAGASLAHNAIVANVVIALGTRLDPRACRPYPSDLRVRIPGTERYVYPDATVVCGRAQLEDDHQDVLLNPTVVIEVLSAGTEAFDRGEKFAAYRTITSMQSFVLISQDRHRVEIYTRGPEGVWSFREHREGDVTLTLGSDRTVAVPVDALYAGVDVTATG